The following proteins are co-located in the Dehalococcoides mccartyi 195 genome:
- the mfd gene encoding transcription-repair coupling factor produces the protein MCLEKILNLSGLLPLIDQSPSFNSLFEALDKGEADISVLDAGRGFSLAAVYRKLKCPMLIITSQPERARELLVQIAAYTGEEPGFLPDPSLLPYQRAVSDRNTSLEKMRLAGILGGFIRSQDAQIIVSAVPALLQRYVSPEIFKQSFLQVWTGLETEPQDLIRRFQQLGYRQENIVEIPGTYSRRGGILDIFPYTEDNPVRLEFFGNTLESLRVFDPQSQRSGKSLNELTISPASELFHLGQLPVKELNARLEALLTDNLNPEFSRTLSADIARLKEGLKPEYPDFFAPLFNTSSIFDYLPADALVVLDEPASIEQAASHLDKEAEELRSDRLSQGELPSVYPRPYFSWEEISAKLKTKKRLIMASFGRESEALKLDFASQDNYVGRLSALYEKLGELKGHTGRVVIISHQAARLAELLKEHGISASVQTDILNPPPPSSLSLVQGILGGGWNLSGNVHILTDAELFGFVKERRLPSKRPSARKGVVLDIKPGEFVVHIDHGVALFSGVSHLNRDGMDKEYLILNYAGGDKLYVPTDQMDRVNRFIGSGDEPPSLHRLGTQEWQRAKEKASESAEETARELLDIYAKRKMASGYPFSTDTVWQQEMEASFPYLETPDQLKALYDIKADMENPRPMDRLILGDVGYGKTEVAIRAAFKAVMDGKQVAVLVPTTVLAQQHYTTFRERLATFPVKIEVLSRFCSPSEQKTTVENLERGEVDICIGTHRLIQADITFKDLGLVIIDEEQRFGVAHKEFFKKLRAQVDVLTLSATPIPRTLHMSLVGVRDMSIIETPPGERLPIKTVVAAFDERLIREAILREMERNGQVFFVNNRVMGINLLAERIQQLVPEARIGIAHGQMAEEKLAAVMADFVRHELDVLVCTTIIESGVDVPNANTLIINRADRFGLTQLYQLRGRVGRSSQLAYAYFLYEKDKRLTSDAEKRLKTIYEAAELGAGYGIAMKDLEIRGAGTLLGVKQSGYINSVGFNLYTQMLSEAVAGLKAKGSGLSKEEIRIQNMPAPKLDLPLDAFIPEYYIQDLDLRLSIYQQLSAITNLAGVLEKEKELADRFGQIPPELENLLYSLRLRLLAKKAHVDTIVTEGSQIVVRMLGGLIINKTLLEPLRAGVLVGRNQVSVQYKKLGDSWKEVLEEVVWRLG, from the coding sequence ATGTGTTTGGAGAAGATATTGAATCTTAGCGGTTTGCTGCCCCTTATAGACCAAAGCCCGTCATTTAACAGCTTGTTTGAAGCTCTGGACAAAGGTGAGGCTGATATTTCTGTTTTGGATGCGGGGCGGGGTTTCAGTCTGGCAGCTGTATACCGTAAACTCAAATGCCCCATGCTTATTATTACCTCACAGCCGGAGCGGGCCAGGGAATTGCTGGTGCAGATAGCTGCTTATACCGGGGAAGAGCCGGGGTTTTTGCCTGACCCAAGTTTGCTGCCGTACCAGCGGGCTGTTTCTGACCGCAATACCTCACTGGAAAAGATGCGTCTGGCAGGTATTTTGGGCGGGTTTATCCGCAGCCAAGACGCCCAGATAATAGTCAGTGCCGTGCCGGCTCTTCTTCAGCGTTATGTATCACCGGAAATATTCAAGCAGTCATTTTTGCAGGTCTGGACTGGTTTGGAAACCGAACCCCAGGATCTGATACGCCGTTTTCAGCAGCTGGGCTACCGCCAGGAAAATATTGTGGAAATACCGGGTACATATTCCCGCCGGGGCGGCATACTGGATATTTTCCCCTATACCGAAGATAACCCGGTACGGCTGGAGTTTTTCGGCAATACGCTGGAAAGCCTGCGTGTTTTTGACCCCCAAAGCCAGCGTTCGGGCAAAAGCCTGAATGAACTTACCATAAGCCCGGCAAGTGAGCTGTTTCATCTGGGGCAGCTGCCCGTTAAGGAACTTAACGCCAGGCTGGAGGCTTTGCTTACTGATAACCTTAATCCCGAATTCAGCCGCACTTTGTCCGCAGATATAGCCCGCCTTAAGGAAGGGCTTAAGCCCGAATACCCTGATTTTTTTGCCCCCCTGTTTAACACCTCAAGTATATTTGATTACCTGCCGGCAGATGCGCTGGTGGTGCTGGATGAACCAGCCTCCATAGAGCAGGCGGCCTCCCATCTGGATAAAGAAGCCGAAGAGCTGCGCTCTGACCGTTTGTCACAGGGTGAGCTGCCTTCGGTTTATCCCCGCCCCTATTTCAGCTGGGAAGAGATATCCGCCAAGCTGAAAACCAAAAAACGTCTTATTATGGCCTCTTTCGGGCGGGAAAGTGAGGCCTTAAAGCTGGATTTTGCCTCTCAGGATAACTACGTGGGGCGTTTATCCGCTTTGTATGAAAAACTGGGGGAGTTGAAAGGGCATACAGGCCGGGTAGTTATCATCAGCCATCAGGCTGCCCGTCTGGCAGAGCTTCTAAAAGAGCATGGTATTTCAGCATCTGTCCAAACAGATATTTTGAACCCCCCTCCCCCCTCCAGCCTTAGCCTGGTTCAGGGAATACTGGGCGGCGGCTGGAATCTCAGCGGCAATGTTCACATACTCACTGATGCCGAACTGTTCGGCTTTGTAAAAGAGCGGCGTCTGCCTTCCAAACGCCCGTCTGCCCGCAAGGGAGTGGTGCTGGATATAAAACCGGGTGAATTTGTGGTTCATATAGACCACGGGGTGGCCTTGTTCAGCGGGGTCAGCCACTTGAACCGTGACGGCATGGATAAAGAGTACCTGATACTCAATTATGCCGGCGGTGACAAACTCTACGTCCCCACAGACCAGATGGACAGGGTAAACCGTTTTATAGGCAGCGGGGATGAGCCGCCGTCTTTGCACCGTTTGGGTACTCAGGAATGGCAAAGGGCTAAAGAAAAGGCCAGCGAATCTGCGGAGGAAACCGCCCGTGAACTCCTTGATATTTATGCCAAACGTAAAATGGCCAGCGGATACCCGTTTTCCACGGATACCGTCTGGCAGCAGGAAATGGAGGCATCTTTCCCGTATCTGGAAACGCCTGACCAGCTGAAAGCCCTGTATGATATCAAGGCAGATATGGAAAACCCCCGCCCTATGGACAGGCTTATACTGGGGGACGTGGGTTATGGTAAAACCGAAGTAGCCATACGGGCAGCCTTCAAGGCGGTTATGGACGGCAAGCAGGTGGCAGTATTAGTACCTACTACCGTGCTTGCCCAGCAGCATTACACCACTTTCCGTGAGCGTCTGGCTACTTTCCCTGTCAAAATAGAGGTGCTTAGCCGTTTTTGCAGCCCGTCTGAACAGAAAACCACGGTTGAAAATCTGGAAAGGGGTGAGGTGGATATCTGCATAGGTACTCACCGCCTGATTCAGGCTGATATAACGTTTAAAGATTTGGGGCTGGTCATAATAGACGAAGAACAGCGTTTCGGGGTAGCCCACAAGGAGTTTTTTAAGAAGCTGCGGGCTCAGGTAGATGTGCTTACCCTCAGCGCTACTCCTATCCCCCGCACTTTGCACATGTCTTTGGTGGGGGTGCGGGATATGAGTATTATAGAAACCCCGCCCGGTGAACGCCTGCCCATCAAAACCGTGGTAGCCGCTTTTGATGAGAGGCTGATACGTGAGGCCATACTGCGGGAGATGGAAAGGAACGGGCAGGTATTTTTTGTAAATAACCGGGTGATGGGTATAAATCTGCTGGCAGAGCGTATTCAGCAGCTTGTCCCCGAAGCCCGTATCGGCATTGCCCACGGGCAGATGGCCGAAGAAAAACTGGCCGCTGTCATGGCTGATTTTGTGCGGCACGAGCTGGATGTGCTGGTATGCACCACCATTATAGAGTCCGGGGTGGATGTACCTAATGCCAATACCCTTATCATAAACCGGGCAGACCGCTTCGGGCTTACCCAGCTTTACCAGCTGCGGGGGCGGGTGGGACGCAGTTCCCAGCTGGCTTATGCCTATTTCCTGTATGAAAAAGATAAACGCCTGACATCTGATGCCGAAAAACGCCTGAAAACTATTTATGAGGCAGCCGAGCTTGGGGCAGGCTACGGTATTGCCATGAAAGATTTGGAAATACGGGGTGCGGGCACTTTGCTGGGGGTAAAACAGTCCGGATATATAAATTCGGTCGGTTTCAATCTGTATACCCAGATGCTGTCAGAGGCTGTGGCCGGGCTGAAGGCCAAGGGCAGCGGGCTTTCCAAAGAGGAAATACGTATCCAGAATATGCCCGCCCCCAAGCTGGATTTACCTTTAGATGCCTTTATACCCGAATATTATATTCAGGATTTGGATTTGCGTTTATCTATTTACCAGCAGTTATCCGCCATTACCAATCTGGCGGGAGTGTTGGAAAAGGAAAAAGAGCTGGCAGACCGGTTTGGACAAATACCGCCGGAGCTTGAAAACCTGCTTTACTCCCTCCGCCTGCGTTTGCTGGCCAAAAAAGCCCACGTGGATACCATAGTGACCGAAGGCAGCCAGATAGTGGTGCGGATGCTGGGCGGGCTGATAATAAACAAAACCTTGCTTGAGCCGCTGAGGGCAGGGGTGCTGGTAGGGCGTAATCAGGTGTCTGTCCAGTATAAAAAGCTGGGTGATAGCTGGAAAGAAGTGCTGGAAGAGGTTGTTTGGCGGCTGGGCTAG
- the proB gene encoding glutamate 5-kinase has translation MNGNCYKRIVIKLGTSLLTGGTGKLDHERMADLCRQIADLTRLGTEVIIVSSGAIAAGRAKMGLRHIPKDVPFKQVLAAIGQSQLMNYYDQLFSPHGLTVAQGLLTKSDLSDRSGYLNARNTLLALMELGVITIVNENDVVAVDEIQQAKFGDNDNLSAMVANLIEADLLLILTNIRGLYTADPTLHPDARLITEVKEITEELEKLAAGSSNKLGTGGMVTKLEAARLATSSGVNVIIADGHIPDIILKLASGETEGTRFMPSLHKPDSRQRWMMSGLCTRGNICIDDGAVKAIRENQKSLLAAGVQQSEGKFGRGDIVKLSDSRGKRLGYGITNYSSDDVSKIKGLHTDEINTVLAGNQGPEIIHRNNLVVI, from the coding sequence ATGAACGGAAATTGTTACAAACGGATTGTAATAAAGCTGGGGACAAGCCTGCTGACCGGAGGCACAGGCAAGCTTGACCATGAGCGCATGGCGGATTTATGCCGCCAGATAGCTGACCTGACCCGTTTGGGTACGGAGGTAATTATTGTTTCCTCCGGGGCGATTGCCGCCGGACGGGCTAAAATGGGTCTCCGGCATATCCCGAAAGATGTGCCTTTCAAGCAGGTGCTGGCGGCTATAGGCCAGAGCCAGCTTATGAATTATTATGACCAGCTGTTCAGCCCCCACGGGCTGACTGTTGCCCAGGGTCTGCTGACCAAGAGTGATTTGTCTGACCGTTCCGGTTACTTAAACGCCAGAAATACCCTGCTGGCTTTGATGGAGCTGGGAGTTATAACTATTGTCAATGAAAATGACGTGGTGGCGGTAGATGAAATCCAGCAGGCCAAATTCGGGGACAATGACAACCTGTCTGCCATGGTAGCCAACCTGATAGAGGCTGATTTGCTGCTGATACTGACTAATATCCGCGGGCTTTATACAGCTGACCCCACCCTCCACCCGGATGCCCGGCTGATAACCGAAGTTAAAGAGATTACCGAAGAGCTGGAGAAACTGGCTGCCGGCAGTTCCAACAAGCTGGGTACCGGCGGCATGGTTACCAAGCTGGAAGCCGCCAGGCTGGCAACATCTTCAGGGGTAAATGTCATCATAGCAGACGGGCATATACCTGATATTATCCTTAAACTGGCCAGCGGGGAAACCGAAGGTACCCGCTTTATGCCTTCACTCCACAAACCGGACAGCCGCCAGCGCTGGATGATGAGCGGGCTTTGCACCCGCGGCAATATCTGCATAGATGACGGGGCGGTCAAAGCTATACGGGAAAACCAGAAAAGCCTGCTTGCCGCCGGGGTACAACAATCCGAGGGCAAATTCGGGCGGGGGGATATTGTAAAACTGAGCGACAGCCGCGGCAAACGGCTGGGCTATGGCATAACCAATTATTCTTCAGATGATGTTTCAAAGATAAAAGGGCTGCATACAGACGAAATAAACACAGTTCTGGCAGGCAATCAGGGCCCGGAAATAATTCACCGCAATAACCTGGTGGTAATTTAA
- a CDS encoding trypsin-like peptidase domain-containing protein produces the protein MTTAQKWIGVLLSLVLVGVSAFNTVLLLDQKDQLETAQGQISSLQSQLSQAGTDISSLKSQLTAVDGHLATLDGQIDELLKLSTAQVDAIASVMASVVYIEVDYYDPSTGERGTVSGSGTIMDSRGYILTNRHVVENATHVTVVLPNKQIYDADDFWTDDFMDVAVVKIDAEGLQAASFGDPANLKVGDAVVALGYPLSISPLDGGMTVTAGIVSNLENWFFIDETPYFDVIQTDAAINPGNSGGPMINLQGQIIGINSAGILDAQNMGFAISVATARHIYESLVADGSYSQPYLGIDIDDYYDDISGFPGAEASTGVEVLDVESGSVAALAGLRDGDVIYQFNGQAVTSFSDLLRFLWRMNAGDTVVLETKRNGIERTITITLDERPLSSYYI, from the coding sequence ATGACGACCGCCCAGAAATGGATAGGAGTATTACTCAGCCTGGTACTGGTAGGGGTAAGTGCGTTTAACACGGTGCTTCTGCTTGACCAGAAAGACCAGCTTGAGACAGCTCAGGGGCAAATTTCGTCTTTGCAAAGCCAGCTTAGTCAGGCCGGGACTGATATAAGTTCCCTTAAAAGCCAGCTGACTGCTGTAGATGGCCATTTGGCTACTCTGGATGGGCAAATTGACGAACTGTTGAAACTTTCTACAGCTCAGGTGGATGCCATTGCTTCGGTAATGGCTTCGGTGGTGTATATAGAAGTAGATTATTATGACCCGTCTACCGGTGAAAGAGGTACTGTTTCCGGTTCGGGGACTATCATGGACAGCCGCGGCTATATACTTACCAACCGCCATGTGGTGGAAAATGCCACTCACGTTACCGTAGTTCTGCCCAATAAGCAGATTTACGATGCCGATGATTTCTGGACTGATGATTTTATGGATGTAGCCGTAGTTAAAATAGATGCAGAAGGCCTGCAGGCGGCATCTTTCGGTGACCCCGCTAACCTTAAAGTGGGTGATGCGGTAGTGGCTTTGGGTTATCCCTTGAGCATATCTCCCCTTGATGGGGGTATGACGGTAACCGCTGGTATTGTTAGCAATCTGGAAAACTGGTTTTTCATAGATGAAACGCCTTATTTTGATGTAATCCAGACAGATGCGGCTATAAACCCGGGTAACTCCGGCGGCCCTATGATAAACCTTCAGGGGCAAATCATAGGGATAAACAGTGCCGGTATTCTGGATGCCCAGAATATGGGCTTTGCAATAAGTGTGGCTACTGCCAGGCATATTTATGAAAGCCTGGTGGCAGACGGCAGTTACAGTCAACCCTATTTGGGTATAGATATTGACGACTATTATGATGATATATCCGGCTTCCCCGGTGCTGAAGCCTCAACCGGGGTTGAGGTGCTGGATGTTGAGTCCGGCAGTGTAGCCGCCCTGGCCGGTTTAAGGGATGGAGATGTTATTTACCAGTTTAACGGACAGGCTGTAACATCTTTCTCAGACCTGCTGCGCTTTCTCTGGAGGATGAATGCCGGAGATACAGTGGTGCTTGAAACTAAGCGTAACGGCATTGAGCGGACTATCACCATAACCCTGGATGAACGCCCGTTATCTTCATATTACATTTAG
- a CDS encoding S1C family serine protease, with protein sequence MESARFRWVSMSVIALLVVVTGFNTLMLFQKSDQLSQAETQINSLTQSLASLNSLGGDISSLQQDFSDLQSQLQQINTDLTCHVCAVADVVSLIEPSIVRVDVSGRNFSASGSGTIIDKRGFILTNYHVIEGATTIRVTLMEGAIYSASVVGSDVGRDIALLRMSATGGQEFPAVTLATMADIKVGMDVVAAGFPLGTDLAGPATFTKGIVSAMRTYEGYLYVQTDAAINPGNSGGCMVNMAGLMIGIPSAGIVPYGEDIEDINLVIPVDDILSFLALYLPG encoded by the coding sequence CCGGGTTTAATACCCTGATGCTTTTTCAAAAATCCGACCAGCTTAGCCAGGCTGAAACCCAAATAAATTCTTTGACCCAGAGCCTGGCTTCACTAAACAGCCTGGGCGGAGATATTTCCAGCCTGCAGCAGGATTTTTCTGACCTGCAAAGCCAGCTTCAGCAGATAAATACAGACCTGACCTGCCATGTATGTGCTGTTGCTGACGTGGTCAGCCTGATTGAACCCTCAATAGTGCGGGTAGACGTGAGCGGGCGCAATTTCAGTGCTTCCGGTTCCGGCACTATTATTGATAAGCGGGGCTTTATACTGACCAATTACCATGTTATTGAAGGGGCAACTACTATCAGGGTAACCCTGATGGAAGGGGCTATATACTCAGCCAGTGTGGTAGGCAGTGACGTGGGTCGGGATATAGCTTTGCTGCGGATGAGTGCCACCGGCGGGCAGGAATTTCCTGCCGTTACTCTGGCAACCATGGCAGATATAAAAGTGGGCATGGATGTGGTGGCAGCCGGGTTTCCTCTGGGGACTGACCTGGCCGGGCCGGCTACTTTCACCAAGGGCATTGTTTCGGCTATGCGCACCTATGAAGGTTATCTGTACGTGCAGACAGATGCGGCCATAAACCCCGGCAATTCGGGCGGTTGCATGGTGAATATGGCTGGGCTTATGATAGGTATACCCTCTGCCGGGATAGTACCTTATGGCGAGGATATAGAAGATATAAATCTGGTTATACCGGTAGATGATATTCTAAGTTTTCTTGCCTTGTATCTGCCGGGCTAA